In the bacterium genome, CGCCCTCACAAAAGGGATGAAGGGCGAGCAACTTACCAACCTTGCCGAACTTCAAGAAGCAGGAGCGGTTGCCGCTTCCGATGATGCCTTCCCCATTCAAAACGCTGAAATGTTAAGGCGTGGGATGGAGTATTGTAAAATGCTCAACCTGCCGGTCGTCACTCATTGCGAAGATAAATCTCTTAGTGATGGCGGCGTGATGAATGCGGGACGTATCAGCACAATATTGGGTTTGAAAGGGATGCCTCGTGAAGCGGAAGAAGTGCAAGTTGCCCGCAATTGCATCCTAAGCCTGTACACCCAGTGCCGCCTTCACATTGCGCATGTTTCGACTTGGTGGAGCGTTGAATTAATTAAAGCCGCCAAAGGGCTAGGCGCACCCATCACTGCAGAAGCTTGCCCCCATCACTTTATATTGACTGAAGAAGCGATTGAGGAGTATGACACCAACACCAAGTGCAGTCCTCCGCTTCGGACTCAACGCGATGTAGAAGCCATTATTCAAGGGCTCGCAGACGGAGTCATTGATTGCATCGCCTCCGATCATGCCCCCCATGCCAACTTCGAAAAGGAAACCACTTTCGCTGAGGCGGCATTCGGGATTGCAGGAATAGAAACACTGGTCGGGTTGACCTTAACCCATCTCACTCACAAAGGGGTGCTATCGCCTCTTGAAACAGTGCGCCGCTTAAGCACCAACCCTTCTAAAGCTGTGAACCTGATGGGCGGGTCGCTGCGAACTGATATGTTGTCCTTGGCGCAAGTCACTGTGGTCGACCCCAACATGGAATGGACAGTCGACGCACAAGTATTCCGCTCCAAGGCACGAAACACGCCTTTCCACGGTTGGAAGCTCAAAGGCAAGGCGATGATGACTATTTGGAGCGATATTATCTACCGTGACCCCCTATTCTTGGGGATCACTAGTCAAGGGAAGTAACATGAGAGCGTATTTGGTACTGCAGGATGGAACGGTATTTGAGGGCGATTCGCTTGGAGCCGAAGGCTTTTCGTCGGGCGAAGTTGTCTTTAATACCGGTATGACAGGTTATCAGGAAATCCTGACCGATCCTTCCTACGCAGGCCAAATTGTGATGCTCACCTACCCACTGATCGGAAATTACGGCATCAACGACGACGATTTCGAATCGGACAAGGTGCAACCGAGAGGACTGATCGTTCGAGAAGCATGCACCGAGCCTAGCAACTGGCGAAGCCGAATGACCCTTGAAGAGTATATGAAACAGCGCAATATCATCGGTCTGCAGGGGGTCGATACCCGCGCCATCACCCGTAAACTTCGAAGCTATGGCGTTATGATGGGAACGATTACGAGCACTGAGACACCCGATGAAGCTCTCAAACGCCTCCAAAGTATGAAGGGCTATGGCGAGACCGATTTCGTTGATGAGGTCAGCACTAAGGAACCCTATGCATGGGGACGCGATGGGCGCGAAGCGGTTGAAGGGGATAAACAAAGCTATCGCCATCATGTGGTCGTACTCGATATGGGCACCAAGTACAACATTCTTCGCCGACTGGCCGCACAAGGGTGCCGAAG is a window encoding:
- a CDS encoding dihydroorotase, whose protein sequence is RQMRLLLRNGRVLDPAQKIDMVADVLLGDERVLAIGKDAAGAKADQEVDCTNLWVCPGFIDVHVHLREPGQEYKETVITGTHAAAAGGFTTICCMPNTTPPLDNPHLIVGLRERMFDPEAGGVAVEPICALTKGMKGEQLTNLAELQEAGAVAASDDAFPIQNAEMLRRGMEYCKMLNLPVVTHCEDKSLSDGGVMNAGRISTILGLKGMPREAEEVQVARNCILSLYTQCRLHIAHVSTWWSVELIKAAKGLGAPITAEACPHHFILTEEAIEEYDTNTKCSPPLRTQRDVEAIIQGLADGVIDCIASDHAPHANFEKETTFAEAAFGIAGIETLVGLTLTHLTHKGVLSPLETVRRLSTNPSKAVNLMGGSLRTDMLSLAQVTVVDPNMEWTVDAQVFRSKARNTPFHGWKLKGKAMMTIWSDIIYRDPLFLGITSQGK
- the carA gene encoding glutamine-hydrolyzing carbamoyl-phosphate synthase small subunit, producing the protein MRAYLVLQDGTVFEGDSLGAEGFSSGEVVFNTGMTGYQEILTDPSYAGQIVMLTYPLIGNYGINDDDFESDKVQPRGLIVREACTEPSNWRSRMTLEEYMKQRNIIGLQGVDTRAITRKLRSYGVMMGTITSTETPDEALKRLQSMKGYGETDFVDEVSTKEPYAWGRDGREAVEGDKQSYRHHVVVLDMGTKYNILRRLAAQGCRSVVVPCTSTAEEIMAYKPEGVVLSPGPGDPARLGHIANNIKDLLGRTPIMGICLGHQIIGTVKGGSTFKLKFGHRGSNHPVKDLVTNQVTITSQNHGYAVSPEGLNKDTEVARVNLNDGTVEGLQIPKQKVITIQYHPEASPGPWDSRGFFASFVQTIEETCK